A part of Vigna radiata var. radiata cultivar VC1973A chromosome 11, Vradiata_ver6, whole genome shotgun sequence genomic DNA contains:
- the LOC106776418 gene encoding tyrosine--tRNA ligase 1, cytoplasmic, with the protein MEQPPSEALDSLSVSDSQIPQSSNSTPQLSPEERFKIVRSVGEECIQEDELLNLLTKKPEPVCYDGFEPSGRMHIAQGVMKTISVNKLTSAGCRVKIWIADWFAKLNNKMGGDLKKIETVGRYLIEIWKAVGMDVEGGKVEFLWSSKEINARADEYWPLVLDIAQKNNLKRIIRCSQIMGRSEQDELTAAQIFYPCMQCADIFFLKADICQLGMDQRKVNVLAREYCDDIKRKNKPIILSHHMLPGLQQGQEKMSKSDPSSSVFMEDEEAEVNVKIKKAYCPPKIVEGNPCLEYIKYLILPWFNEFTVERSADNGGNKTFKSYEELIADYESGELHPADLKPALSKSLNKILEPVREHFRKDSNAKELLKRVKAYRVTK; encoded by the exons ATGGAACAACCACCCTCTGAAGCCCTCGATTCTTTGTCTGTCTCAGATTCTCAGATCCCTCAATCCTCCAATTCCACACCTCA ATTGAGTCCCGAAGAGAGGTTTAAGATTGTGAGGAGCGTCGGAGAAGAATGCATTCAGGAAGACGAACTCCTTAACCTCCTCACCAAAAAGCCCGAACCCGTTTGCTACGATGGTTTTGAACCCTCCGGACGCATGCACATTGCTCAG GGTGTCATGAAAACAATCAGTGTGAACAAGCTCACATCTGCCGGTTGCCGTGTCAAAATATGGATTGCTGATTGGTTTGCCAAGCTCAACAATAAAATGGGAGGGGATTTGAAGAAAATTGAGACGGTTGGTCGTTACTTGATTGAGATTTGGAAAGCTGTTGGGATGGATGTCGAGGGAGGGAAAGTTGAGTTTTTGTGGTCTTCGAAGGAGATTAACGCCAGAGCTGATGAGTACTGGCCTCTTGTGTTGGATATAGCTCAGAAGAACAATCTAAAAAGGATTATCAG GTGTAGCCAAATAATGGGACGAAGTGAACAGGACGAATTGACTGCTGCTCAGATATTCTATCCATGCATGCAGTGTGCGGACATATTTTTCCTCAAG GCTGACATCTGCCAACTGGGAATGGATCAGCGGAAAGTGAATGTACTTGCTAGAGAGTATTGCGATGACATTAAGAGGAAGAACAAGCCCATTATCTTGTCACACC ACATGTTACCTGGTCTGCAGCAAGGGCAAGAAAAGATGTCAAAAAGTGATCCATCATCTTCTGTTTTCATGGAAGACGAGGAG gCTGAAGtgaatgtgaaaataaaaaaggctTATTGCCCGCCAAAGATTGTGGAAGGAAACCCATGCTTGGAGTACATTAAATACCTTATCTTACCCTGGTTTAATGAGTTCACAGTGGAGCGTAGTGCAGATAATGGAGGGAATAA GACATTCAAAAGCTACGAAGAGCTTATTGCAGACTATGAAAGTGGAGAGCTACATCCTGCTGATCTCAAACCAGCATTATCAAAGTCATTGAATAAAATTCTGGAG CCTGTAAGGGAACACTTCAGGAAGGACAGCAATGCCAAAGAGCTACTGAAAAGGGTGAAG GCTTACAGAGTCACCAAGTAA
- the LOC106776356 gene encoding pentatricopeptide repeat-containing protein At4g38150 isoform X1, translating into MVHMAASLRGVHKLVSSSRIEKLVSLSRSKQHLPLWVEIVRHFSFTDDFSGRSKYATGERDDLLRQQPDSSFEDNGTNRNHEAYNVEQGLSNSIPSRPLRSRKPINQPPPRFRESGRGSFPPRFDDSHGAPGALDNSNKSSKIDLAFQGTNVAETNRDLGQSGDSFLDKFKLAFDDKTVNQSEVAASTQSEEAKWSDSNPKAQEPVPQDADEIFKKMKETGLIPNAVAMLDGLCKDGLVQEALKLFGLMREKGTIPEIVIYTAVVEGYTKVDKADDAKRIFRKMQSSGISPNAFSYTVLIQGLYKCRRLQDAFEFCVEMLEAGHSPNVTTFVGLVDGFCKEKGVEEAKDAIKTLTKKGFAFDEKAVRQFLDKKTPFSPSVWEAIFGKKAPQRPF; encoded by the exons ATG GTTCACATGGCAGCATCATTAAGGGGGGTTCATAAACTTGTATCCTCCTCCCGGATTGAAAAACTAGTTTCCCTTTCACGTTCTAAACAGCATCTGCCACTGTGGGTTGAGATTGTGCGCCATTTTAGCTTTACCGATGATTTCAGTGGCAGAAGCAAATATGCTACTGGGGAACGTGATGATTTGCTTCGTCAACAGCCAGACTCAAGTTTTGAAGACAATGGTACCAACCGAAACCATGAGGCATATAATGTTGAACAGGGATTGTCAAATTCAATTCCAAGTAGACCTTTGAGAAGTAGGAAGCCAATTAATCAGCCTCCTCCACGTTTTCGAGAATCAGGGAGAGGTTCCTTTCCTCCAAGATTTGATGATAGCCATGGTGCGCCTGGTGCTTTGGACAACTCAAATAAATCTTCCAAAATTGATCTTGCATTTCAGGGCACGAATGTGGCAGAAACAAATAGGGACTTGGGGCAATCAGGAGACAGTTTCCTTGACAAATTCAAGCTTGCTTTTGATGACAAAACAGTGAATCAGTCAGAGGTTGCAGCAAGCACGCAATCTGAAGAAGCAAAGTGGTCAGATTCCAATCCAAAGGCTCAAGAGCCTGTGCCACAAGATGCCGATGAGATATTCAAAAAGATGAAGGAGACTGGCCTTATCCCTAATGCTGTGGCTATGCTCGATGGTCTATGTAAAGATGGTCTGGTTCAAGAAGCCTTGAAACTTTTTGGTTTGATGCGGGAGAAGGGGACCATTCCAGAGATTGTCATATACACAGCAGTAGTGGAGGGATACACAAAGGTCGACAAGGCTGATGATGCGAAAAGGATTTTCAGGAAAATGCAGAGTAGTGGCATTTCTCCCAACGCTTTCAGTTATACAGTCCTTATACAAGGACTCTACAAGTGTAGAAGATTACAGGATGCTTTTGAATTTTGTGTGGAGATGTTAGAAGCGGGCCACTCACCAAATGTGACAACTTTTGTGGGCCTGGTGGATGGTTTCTGCAAGGAAAAAGGGGTTGAAGAAGCTAAGGATGCTATCAAAACATTAACTAAAAAGGGTTTTGCTTTTGATGAGAAAGCTGTTAGGCAGTTTTTGGACAAGAAAACACCATTTTCACCCTCTGTTTGGGAGGCGATTTTTGGGAAGAAAGCCCCGCAGAGAccattttaa
- the LOC106776356 gene encoding pentatricopeptide repeat-containing protein At4g38150 isoform X2: MAASLRGVHKLVSSSRIEKLVSLSRSKQHLPLWVEIVRHFSFTDDFSGRSKYATGERDDLLRQQPDSSFEDNGTNRNHEAYNVEQGLSNSIPSRPLRSRKPINQPPPRFRESGRGSFPPRFDDSHGAPGALDNSNKSSKIDLAFQGTNVAETNRDLGQSGDSFLDKFKLAFDDKTVNQSEVAASTQSEEAKWSDSNPKAQEPVPQDADEIFKKMKETGLIPNAVAMLDGLCKDGLVQEALKLFGLMREKGTIPEIVIYTAVVEGYTKVDKADDAKRIFRKMQSSGISPNAFSYTVLIQGLYKCRRLQDAFEFCVEMLEAGHSPNVTTFVGLVDGFCKEKGVEEAKDAIKTLTKKGFAFDEKAVRQFLDKKTPFSPSVWEAIFGKKAPQRPF; encoded by the coding sequence ATGGCAGCATCATTAAGGGGGGTTCATAAACTTGTATCCTCCTCCCGGATTGAAAAACTAGTTTCCCTTTCACGTTCTAAACAGCATCTGCCACTGTGGGTTGAGATTGTGCGCCATTTTAGCTTTACCGATGATTTCAGTGGCAGAAGCAAATATGCTACTGGGGAACGTGATGATTTGCTTCGTCAACAGCCAGACTCAAGTTTTGAAGACAATGGTACCAACCGAAACCATGAGGCATATAATGTTGAACAGGGATTGTCAAATTCAATTCCAAGTAGACCTTTGAGAAGTAGGAAGCCAATTAATCAGCCTCCTCCACGTTTTCGAGAATCAGGGAGAGGTTCCTTTCCTCCAAGATTTGATGATAGCCATGGTGCGCCTGGTGCTTTGGACAACTCAAATAAATCTTCCAAAATTGATCTTGCATTTCAGGGCACGAATGTGGCAGAAACAAATAGGGACTTGGGGCAATCAGGAGACAGTTTCCTTGACAAATTCAAGCTTGCTTTTGATGACAAAACAGTGAATCAGTCAGAGGTTGCAGCAAGCACGCAATCTGAAGAAGCAAAGTGGTCAGATTCCAATCCAAAGGCTCAAGAGCCTGTGCCACAAGATGCCGATGAGATATTCAAAAAGATGAAGGAGACTGGCCTTATCCCTAATGCTGTGGCTATGCTCGATGGTCTATGTAAAGATGGTCTGGTTCAAGAAGCCTTGAAACTTTTTGGTTTGATGCGGGAGAAGGGGACCATTCCAGAGATTGTCATATACACAGCAGTAGTGGAGGGATACACAAAGGTCGACAAGGCTGATGATGCGAAAAGGATTTTCAGGAAAATGCAGAGTAGTGGCATTTCTCCCAACGCTTTCAGTTATACAGTCCTTATACAAGGACTCTACAAGTGTAGAAGATTACAGGATGCTTTTGAATTTTGTGTGGAGATGTTAGAAGCGGGCCACTCACCAAATGTGACAACTTTTGTGGGCCTGGTGGATGGTTTCTGCAAGGAAAAAGGGGTTGAAGAAGCTAAGGATGCTATCAAAACATTAACTAAAAAGGGTTTTGCTTTTGATGAGAAAGCTGTTAGGCAGTTTTTGGACAAGAAAACACCATTTTCACCCTCTGTTTGGGAGGCGATTTTTGGGAAGAAAGCCCCGCAGAGAccattttaa
- the LOC106776644 gene encoding vicilin-like seed storage protein At2g18540, producing MLTMEPQRKALALSWILIFFLSISLCGVKASSEGHHGEPQEGPLVTKDQRTTLLATEFGQITALDIKEEPDKLPYHLQFITLEPNSLFLPVLLHADMVFYVHTGSGKLTWAYDDDTGTIPLREGDVCNLNEGSVFYIQSDLEAERRKLRIYAMLTNTEDNTYNPSIGAYSRIDQLVKGFDKRIMQAALKVPDDLIEEIINKKNTPAVVHADSKKTNIVKTLEASFLKKFVGVGSSSNTLEKYNILDHEPDFKNRYGRSVAVSKKQLKSLKRTNIGFLMVQLNEGSIMGPHWNPKAAELAVAVAGKGMVRVVNGSSNEGDTVRQSMRFKVNAGDAFVVPRFHSMAQMAFNDEPFVFLGFSTSAKDNHPQFFTGKGSVLHNLDKHILATSLGVSDRTVDELRRSPRDSIIFACPSCAEEEESTMKEEEREREEEEEERERKEEESERKREEEEERKREEEEDRERERKREREEEEAKIQQEEREKKREEEEEREQEEGGREKKREREEERVREEEEAKRQQEKREKKREKEKGKEAEAKKEQEKREMRRQEEAEKEQEQDKRGGEGEEEAAAQKEQEQAKREQEKREKKRQEEEQSEGKEEDPTWWERPRREQGKGSEEEVAEQEQEQAKRQQEEREKRREHESDPVHFEGRRALKVRNL from the exons ATGTTAACAATGGAGCCTCAGAGAAAAGCTTTGGCATTATCTTGGATCTTGATCTTCTTCCTTTCCATTTCCCTGTGTGGGGTGAAGGCATCAAGTGAAGGGCACCATGGCGAGCCTCAAGAGGGACCTCTGGTGACGAAGGATCAGAGGACGACATTACTTGCCACTGAGTTCGGACAGATAACCGCCCTTGACATCAAGGAAGAACCAGATAAACTTCCTTACCATCTTCAGTTCATCACATTGGAGCCAAACTCGCTATTTCTTCCTGTGCTTCTACATGCAGATATGGTCTTTTATGTTCATACAG GGAGTGGAAAGCTGACTTGGGCATACGATGATGATACTGGCACGATCCCTTTACGCGAAGGAGATGTCTGTAATCTCAATGAAGGATCTGTTTTCTATATACAGAGTGACTTAGAGGCTGAGAGAAGGAAACTCAGGATCTATGCAATGTTAACCAATACAGAAGACAATACTTAT AATCCATCAATCGGTGCTTACTCAAGAATCGACCAACTGGTCAAGGGCTTTGATAAGAGAATCATGCAAGCAGCTTTAAAG gTACCAGATGATTTGATAGAAGAAATCATCAACAAGAAAAATACCCCAGCTGTAGTGCATGCGGATTCAAAGAAGACGAATATTGTCAAGACACTGGAGGCTTCGTTTCTTAAAAAATTTGTGGGTGTTGGGTCCAGCTCCAATACTCTCGAAAAATATAACATCCTTGATCATGAACCTGACTTCAAAAATCGTTATGGTAGGAGCGTAGCAGTATCCAAAAAGCAACTAAAGTCATTGAAGCGAACGAACATTGGATTTCTTATGGTGCAGTTGAACGAG GGATCAATAATGGGGCCTCATTGGAACCCGAAGGCAGCAGAGTTGGCAGTGGCAGTAGCAGGGAAAGGCATGGTCCGAGTGGTAAACGGAAGCAGCAATGAAGGTGATACAGTAAGGCAAAGCATGAGGTTTAAGGTTAACGCCGGTGATGCTTTTGTGGTGCCTAGGTTTCATTCAATGGCTCAGATGGCATTCAACGATGAACCGTTTGTTTTTCTGGGCTTCAGCACTTCAGCGAAGGACAACCATCCTCAATTTTTTACGGGAAAGGGATCTGTGCTTCACAATCTAGACAAGCATATACTTGCTACCTCTTTGGGTGTGAGTGACAGAACCGTTGACGAACTTCGGCGTTCTCCCAGAGATTCCATCATTTTCGCGTGCCCTTCCTGCGCAGAGGAAGAGGAGAGTACAATGAAGGAGGAAGAAAGGGAgagggaggaggaggaggaagaaaggGAGAGGAAGGAGGAggaaagtgagagaaaaagagaagaggaggaggagagaaaaagagaagaagaggaagacagggagagagagagaaagagggagagagaggaagaggaagccAAAATACAACAAGAAGAGAGGGAAAAGAAGCgtgaggaggaggaagagaggGAGCAAGAAGAAGGtgggagagagaaaaaaagggaaagggaagaagagagggtgagggaggaagaagaagctaAAAGGCAACAGGAGAagagggaaaagaaaagagagaaagaaaaagggaaagaagcAGAAGCCAAGAAAGAgcaagaaaagagagaaatgagGAGACAAGAGGAGGCTGAAAAGGAGCAAGAACAAGATAAGAGAGGAGGGGAAGGGGAAGAGGAAGCAGCAGCACAGAAGGAGCAAGAACAAGCTAAAAGAGAgcaagaaaagagagaaaagaagcgACAGGAGGAGGAACAAAGcgaaggaaaagaagaagatcCGACATGGTGGGAGAGACCGAGGAGAGAACAGGGGAAAGGATCAGAAGAAGAAGTAGCAGAGCAGGAGCAAGAACAAGCCAAAAGACAACAAGAAGAaagggagaaaagaagagagcaTGAGAGTGATCCTGTTCACTTTGAAGGAAGGAGAGCTTTGAAAGTCAGAAACCTTTGA